In one window of Oryza sativa Japonica Group chromosome 9, ASM3414082v1 DNA:
- the LOC4347316 gene encoding uncharacterized protein, giving the protein MKKSREGNLKHVKGSLCLVPPLLLAVFFYLQFQTLGLFSPIFRCGGQSAGGGGGDDYVDRLRASATFLPLKDTREWAETWFISTLDDTSEPEGEAKNIVFPSAASAGRLLCMSAPSRRDGTRNAYALAWRDALPGGAELRPGLAYVSETAYDHSNLWHGISALIPFASWHARSGCRARPARWALFHHGEVRLGMSPWLTSLAEATTGVGMVVETFNASDVPVCFEEAVVFRRNMAGMTRERLLAAFDFMRCKARAQCGVVADVSDPDSAAVRVTILFRTGARAFKDEAAVTRVFKSECARVAGCALTTARSDNLTFCDQVKLMSGTDVLISSHGAQMTNLVFMDRNSSIMEFYPKGWRERAGGGQFVYRWGADRSGMRHEGSWWDPHGEPCPGSPDILSCYKNRQIGHDEAYFAQWAARVFAAAKERKAGGSPASTRRREAPTCQCS; this is encoded by the exons ATGAAGAAGAGCAGAGAAGGTAACCTGAAGCATGTCAAGGGTTCGCTCTGCCTCGTCCCGCCTCTACTTCTCGCGGTGTTCTTCTACCTGCAGTTCCAGACGCTGGGCCTCTTCTCCCCGATCTTCCGGTGCGGTGGCcagtccgccggcggcggcggcggcgacgactacgTCGACCGACTGCGAGCCTCGGCCACGTTCCTCCCGCTGAAGGACACGCGGGAGTGGGCCGAGACGTGGTTCATCAGCACGCTCGACGACACGTCGGAGCCGGAGGGCGAGGCCAAGAACATCGTCTTCCCGTCCGCGgcctccgccggccgcctcctctgcATGTCGGCGCCGTCACGCCGTGACGGCACCAGGAACGCCTACGCGCTCGCGTGGCGCGACGCGCTCCCGGGCGGCGCGGAGCTCAGGCCGGGCCTCGCGTACGTGTCCGAGACGGCGTACGACCACAGCAACCTGTGGCACGGCATCTCGGCGCTCATCCCGTTCGCGTCGTGGCACGCGAGGAGCGGGTGCAGGGCGAGGCCCGCGAGGTGGGCGCTGTTCCACCACGGCGAGGTGAGGCTCGGGATGAGCCCGTGGCTGACGTCGCTGGCCGAGGCGACCACCGGCGTGGGAATGGTTGTCGAGACGTTCAACGCGTCCGACGTCCCCGTGTGCttcgaggaggcggtggtgttCAGGCGGAACATGGCCGGGATGACCCGGGAGCGGCTTCTCGCGGCGTTCGACTTCATGCGGTGCAAGGCCAGGGCGCAGTGCGGCGTGGTGGCGGACGTCTCCGACCCCGactccgccgccgtgcgcgtcaCCATCCTGTTCCGCACGGGCGCGCGGGCGTTCAAGGACGAGGCCGCAGTCACGCGCGTCTTCAAGAGCGAGTGCGCGCGCGTCGCCGGCTGCGCGCTCACCACGGCGCGCTCCGACAACCTGACCTTCTGCGACCAG GTGAAGTTGATGAGCGGGACGGACGTGCTGATCTCGTCGCACGGGGCGCAGATGACGAATCTGGTGTTCATGGACAGGAACAGCAGCATCATGGAGTTCTACCCCAAGGGGTGGCGAGAGAGGGCGGGAGGCGGGCAGTTCGTGTACCGGTGGGGCGCGGACAGGTCGGGGATGCGGCACGAGGGCTCGTGGTGGGATCCCCACGGCGAGCCGTGCCCCGGCTCGCCGGACATCCTCAGCTGCTACAAGAACCGCCAGATCGGCCACGACGAGGCCTACTTCGCGCAGTGGGCGGCCAGggtgttcgcggcggccaaggaGCGCAAGgccggcggctcgccggcgtccaCGCGGCGACGAGAAGCGCCGACGTGCCAGTGCAGCTAA
- the LOC4347317 gene encoding serine/threonine-protein kinase PEPKR2, which produces MESSLPRKRKGARSACSLVGSSHEPTTVARKRACREPKPRPEKKKKDPSSDDASGRGGGGGVVQTAPPASGRAAPESPSRGLKRKLGCIESATRMGRKKRLESEYELGAEIGQGKFGSVRICRAKVGGEEFACKALPKNGEETVHREVEIMQHLSGHPGIVTLKAVFEDADKFYLVMELCGGGRLLDEMAREGKFSEQRAAIVIKDLMSVVKYCHEMGVVHRDIKPENILLTKAGKIKLADFGLAARVADGQKLSGIAGSPAYVAPEVLSGCYSEKVDVWGAGVLLHVLLHGSLPFQGGSLDAVFEAIKTVELDFHSGPWESISSLARDLISRMLNRDVPSRITADEVLSHPWVVFYTECPLKAVTANLSITNNIVAPRITWDRIRLHCESISSDSSSQRSADQDECGIVDALTAAITNVRISEPKRSRLCNPAIPIQQECSSNLKSNLCTAF; this is translated from the exons ATGGAGTCGTCGCTGCCGCGGAAGCGCAAGGGCGCGCGCTCCGCGTGCTCCCTCGTCGGATCCTCCCACGAGCCCACCACCGTCGCCCGCAAGCGCGCCTGCCGCGAGCCCAAGCCTCgcccggagaagaagaagaaggatccCTCCTCCGATGACGCCTCCGGCCGGGGCGGAGGCGGGGGCGTGGTCCAGACGGCGCCCCCCGCGAGCGGCCGGGCCGCGCCGGAGAGCCCCAGCAGGGGGCTGAAGCGGAAGCTGGGGTGCATCGAGTCCGCCACCCGGATGGGGCGGAAGAAGCGGCTCGAGAGCGAGTACGAGCTCGGCGCCGAGATCGGCCAGGGCAAGTTCGGCTCCGTCCGGATCTGCCGCGCCAAGGTTGGCGGCGAGGAGTTCGCCTGCAAGGCGCTCCCCAAGAACGGGGAGGAGACCGTCCACCGGGAGGTGGAGATCATGCAGCACCTCTCGGGCCACCCCGGCATCGTCACGCTCAAGGCCGTCTTCGAGGACGCCGACAAGTTCTACCTCGTCATGGagctctgcggcggcggccgcctgcTCGACGAGATGGCGAGGGAGGGCAAGTTCTCCGAGCAGCGCGCCGCCATTGTGATCAAAGATCTAATGTCCGTGGTCAAGTACTGCCACGAGATGGGCGTCGTTCACAGGGACATTAAGCCGGAGAATATACTGCTCACCAAGGCAGGAAAGATAAAGCTCGCAGATTTTGGACTTGCCGCACGAGTTGCCGacg GTCAAAAATTGTCTGGCATTGCTGGTAGCCCAGCTTATGTGGCGCCTGAGGTTTTGTCTGGATGCTACTCTGAGAAAGTAGACGTATGGGGAGCTGGTGTGCTACTCCATGTACTGCTGCATGGTTCCCTTCCATTTCAAGGGGGTTCACTAGATGCTGTCTTTGAGGCTATAAAGACAGTTGAACTTGATTTCCACAGTGGACCATGGGAATCAATATCATCTCTTGCACGGGATCTTATTAGTCGAATGTTGAACCGAGATGTACCATCCAGAATTACTGCTGACGAAGTTCTTA GTCACCCATGGGTCGTGTTCTACACAGAGTGCCCTTTGAAGGCTGTAACTGCTAATTTGAGTATTACTAACAATATCGTAGCACCCAGAATTACATGGGACAGAATTAGGTTACATTGCGAGTCAATATCTTCAGATTCATCAAGTCAGAGATCAGCAGATCAGGATGAATGTGGTATAGTTGATGCACTGACAGCAGCAATAACGAATGTTAGGATATCAGAGCCAAAAAGGAGTCGGCTGTGTAACCCAGCCATTCCCATACAGCAGGAATGCTCTTCAAACTTGAAGAGCAACCTCTGTACGGCATTCTGA
- the LOC4347318 gene encoding phosphoribosylaminoimidazole-succinocarboxamide synthase, chloroplastic encodes MSPSAPPSALRLRGLPKASLPASSSFPPSARFPHHLSMSASSSRRPPPLAATAAAAGTGSGASPSLLAADPGHRDAVLLAARGAMANCLGETSLHLAVPGLRLAAKGKVRDVYESGEHLVLVTTDRQSAFDRVLASIPFKGQVLNETSLWWFDRTRHITPNAVVSSPDKNVTIAKRCSVFPVEFVVRGYVTGSTDTSLWTVYNKGARNYCGNVLRDGMVKNQKLSANILTPTTKAADHDVPVTPEEIINSGLMSKEDFDEARSKALSLFAYGQEVALENGLILVDTKYEFGKTADGTIMLIDEVHTPDSSRYWIADSYEERFSSGLEPENVDKEFLRLWFKNNCNPYEDAVLPEAPEELVCELAWRYIFLFETITNTKFEIPKTQEPIHERISRNVAQALQNL; translated from the exons ATGtctccctccgcgccgccgtccgccctCCGCCTCCGGGGGCTTCCCAAGGCTTCGctgccggcctcctcctctttccCGCCCTCCGCTCGCTTCCCCCACCACCTCTCCATGTCCGCCTCCTCGTctcgccgccctccgcccctcgccgcaacggcggcggccgccgggacCGGGAGTGGCGCCTCCCCATCCCTCCTCGCAGCCGACCCGGGCCACCgcgacgccgtcctcctcgccgctcgCGGCGCCATGGCGAACTGCCTCGGCGAGACCAGCCTCCACCTCGCCGTCCCCGGGCTCCGGCTCGCGGCCAAGGGCAAg GTGAGGGACGTGTACGAGAGCGGGGAGCATCTGGTGCTGGTCACCACCGACCGGCAGAGCGCGTTCGATCGCGTCCTGGCTTCCATCCCTTTCAAGGGGCAG GTGCTCAACGAAACAAGCCTTTGGTGGTTCGATAGGACCCGTCATATCACTCCAAATGCAGTAGTTTCTTCTCCTGATAAGAATGTGACAATTGCAAAAAGGTGCTCAGTTTTTCCAGTTGAATTTGTTG TGAGGGGATATGTTACTGGAAGCACTGATACATCTTTGTGGACTGTTTATAACAAAGGTGCGAGGAACTATTGTGGAAATGTTCTACGTGATG GAATGGTAAAGAATCAGAAGCTATCTGCAAATATACTTACACCAACAACTAAAGCTGCAGATCATGATGTTCCTGTCACTCCTGAAGAG ATTATCAATTCAGGACTAATGTCAAAGGAAGATTTTGATGAAGCAAGAAGCAAAGCCTTAAGCTTATTTGCATATGGGCAG GAAGTGGCCTTAGAGAATGGACTGATTCTAGTTGACACAAAGTATGAGTTTGGAAAAACAGCTGATGGGACAATCATGTTGATTGATGAG GTACACACTCCTGACTCCAGCAGATATTGGATTGCTGATTCTTACGAAGAGAGATTCAGTTCTGGTCTTGAGCCTGAAAATGTTGACAAG GAGTTCTTAAGACTCTGGTTCAAGAACAATTGCAATCCATACGAAGATGCG GTTCTGCCTGAAGCTCCAGAAGAACTAGTTTGTGAACTAGCTTGGCG GTACATTTTCCTGTTTGAGACAATTACAAACACAAAGTTCGAGATCCCCAAAACTCAG GAGCCGATTCACGAAAGAATATCAAGGAATGTTGCACAAGCCTTGCAGAACCTTTGA
- the LOC4347319 gene encoding glutathione transferase GST 23: MAADKGVKVFGMWASPMAIRVEWALRLKGVDYEYVDEDLANKSEALLRHNPVTKKVPVLVHDGKPLAESTVIVEYIDEAWKHGYPIMPSDPFDRAQARFWARFAEEKCNAALYPIFMTTGEEQRKLVHEAQQCLKTLETALEGKKFFGGDAFGYLDIVTGWFAYWLPVIEEACGVEVVTDEALPLMKAWFDRVLAVDAVKAVLPPRDKLVALNKARREQILSA, from the exons ATGGCAGCAGACAAGGGAGTGAAGGTGTTCGGCATGTGGGCGAGCCCCATGGCGATCCGTGTGGAGTGGGCGCTCCGGCTCAAGGGCGTCGACTACGAGTACGTCGACGAGGACCTCGCCAACAAGAGCGAGGCGCTGCTCCGGCACAACCCGGTGACCAAGAAGGTGCCCGTGCTGGTCCACGACGGCAAGCCTCTCGCCGAGTCCACCGTCATCGTCGAGTACATCGACGAGGCCTGGAAGCACGGCTACCCCATCATGCCCTCCGACCCCTTCGACCGTGCTCAGGCGAGGTTCTGGGCCAGGTTCGCTGAAGAGAAG TGCAACGCTGCTCTGTACCCGATCTTCATGACGACCGGAGAGGAGCAGAGAAAGCTGGTGCACGAGGCCCAGCAGTGCCTGAAGACGCTGGAGACGGCCCTGGAGGGGAAGAAGTTCTTCGGCGGCGACGCCTTCGGCTACCTTGACATCGTCACCGGGTGGTTCGCCTACTGGCTGCCGGTCATCGAGGAGGCCTGCGGCGTCGAAGTCGTCACCGACGAGGCGCTGCCCCTGATGAAGGCCTGGTTCGACCgggtcctcgccgtcgacgccgtgaAGGCGGTCCTGCCGCCGAGGGACAAGCTCGTCGCGCTCAACAAGGCTCGCCGTGAGCAGATCCTCTCGGCGTAG